The genomic stretch CAAGGTCTATCTCTTTAGCCGCTTCCCTCATATACCTTTTTACAACCTGTGAAAGCCGTGCAAATATCTGGCTGAACGGGACCATCCTCAGCTCCAGGATATTATCCTGCAGTTCTGCAAGCCTTCTTTCAAAGGTCTGCGATATCCTGAGAATATCAAGGGTAAGAGGCGTGTACCCGTAAGTTGCTGCAATCTCATGCCCGATTCTCAGAACAGCGCCTTTTGCAAGCACAAGCTCGCTGACGGTATCAAGAATTTTGTCTAATTTCTCTATGTCTACCCTTACAGTATTAGTTGCGCTCTTTAAAACCACATCCTTTGGTTTTGCCGAAGCAGGCGCAGCAGGCAGGACTGCATGGGGCGGCACAATCATTTCCAGCTCCGAAGCCTGTGCCTTTTCTTTTAAAGAATCTATGTCTGCAGAACTGCCCATGAGGATTGTGAAACCAATTGAGCCATCAGGCACGCCGTGAGAACTTGGAAGGGTGGCAATTATTTCACCTGCACTTCTAAGCTGTAAATTCAGCGCCTCTATTCCCTTATCAAACGTGGTCAGGTCAAAAACCGCTTTGACGAGATATAATGCCTTGCCGTCTTTAACATTGGTTTTCAGCCTGTGCTCTTCATACTCTGACAGCACCCTCAAGATAGACTGGCTTATGCCAAGTTCCTCAAGGTTGACGTCTTTGGACTTGGATTTAAAAGTTTCCCTGAAGGCTTCTATGTCATTGACCTGATGGCTTACATCATCAACATCCTGGTCCTGCGATACCTGCGCTACAAGCGCTTTCAGCGCATCAATATTGCCGAAAATAAAAATTACCGCATTATCGGTAAACTCAATCTTGCCGAGCCTCAAATCATCAAGCAGTGATTCAAGGGTATGGCAGAGGTCGCTGATGCCTTTCACGCCGAAAAGTCCGGACAGCCCTTTCATGGTATGAATAGCGCGGAAAAGGGCGTTTAATGCATCGGGATCAAAAGTGCTTTGAAGTTCCAGCAGGGCATTAGCGGCGTTTGCTAAAATATCTTCTGCCTCTGCGATGAAATCATGTTTTGAGGTCTTCATAAATTCAGTGCTTTTTTAACAGTGCGCTGAAGATCCTCAGATTTAAACGGTTTGGTTAAATACGCGACAGCGCCCAAAGACAGGCCTTTCTTCTTATCTTCCTCACTGCCCTCTGTGGAGATAATAATTACCGGGATTTTTTTATACTGGTCGTTGCCTTTCACAAAACTGATCAGCTCAAGACCGTTTATGTCCGGCATGTTGATGTCAACGGTGATTACGTCAAAAGACTGCAGCGGCAAAAACTTTAAAGCCTCAAAGCCCGTAGAGGCTTCAGATACCCTGACGTCGCCGATATCTTCAATTAAGGATTTTATAAACGCCCTCGTAGCATCCGAATCATCCACAACAAGAGCTGATTTCACAAAATCCCCCTCTTTTGTTTCACAAATTAAAGTATATCAAAAGTAATTCATATGC from Nitrospirota bacterium encodes the following:
- a CDS encoding response regulator, which produces MKSALVVDDSDATRAFIKSLIEDIGDVRVSEASTGFEALKFLPLQSFDVITVDINMPDINGLELISFVKGNDQYKKIPVIIISTEGSEEDKKKGLSLGAVAYLTKPFKSEDLQRTVKKALNL
- a CDS encoding chemotaxis protein CheA is translated as MKTSKHDFIAEAEDILANAANALLELQSTFDPDALNALFRAIHTMKGLSGLFGVKGISDLCHTLESLLDDLRLGKIEFTDNAVIFIFGNIDALKALVAQVSQDQDVDDVSHQVNDIEAFRETFKSKSKDVNLEELGISQSILRVLSEYEEHRLKTNVKDGKALYLVKAVFDLTTFDKGIEALNLQLRSAGEIIATLPSSHGVPDGSIGFTILMGSSADIDSLKEKAQASELEMIVPPHAVLPAAPASAKPKDVVLKSATNTVRVDIEKLDKILDTVSELVLAKGAVLRIGHEIAATYGYTPLTLDILRISQTFERRLAELQDNILELRMVPFSQIFARLSQVVKRYMREAAKEIDLEIFGEDTEIDKVIAEEIIDPLIHIIRNSIDHGIESKDERIASGKKERGTVTLKSFPKGNNVIITIRDDGTGLNLDKILKKAREKKLVTETQQFDSNEITNLIFLPGLSTKESVSEVSGRGIGMNIVKEKIASLGGFIDIETVAGSGTTFTITLPITLAIIKAILIEVANEKFAIPLTSVSETFIVDTNKIQTIEGREVIETRGKMLPLLRIDRIFMLKEEPKEEYFGVIVGIGDRRLGLLIDNVLGQAEIVVKSLGGYFKNISGLAGAAEIGKHQVILVLDVEALMEEAFSVKRLSEKRE